One segment of Streptomyces sp. NA02950 DNA contains the following:
- a CDS encoding MFS transporter, whose translation MPDVTTETQTVPRPAGTGRWQPHHTLWAMLLGGWLFSYADRTITGPVVTWLIDNDHGMLGSATHPHALGGLIGSLFFAGYMLTQFPGGYLGDRFGPRTMLAISLVWAGLTTLASGLVTGLVAFVVLRVLTGLGEGVFYSNDRSLIAQRTPPAKAGLGMGVAITGLSIGLTVATVSAPHLLAWGAEVFGPEDAWRMPFLVLGGATLAFGWATAAYMRRIGGPLKATGSALRLLGISAVLCAAVMAVYLIADGAGLPSWGVAALECVLAFLLIGAVFARRGGRMGAVSRNREVLLLSFAFIAVMWNLWFFSFWSVSIVADAAHSSFQNAALVATFNAGAGLLGFPAGGWLSDRAKGRGRGRRPLLVAFTVVQGALVLVFAGYLHTHSTPSLWVMSVLLFITSLFFNALQPMAHALLNDVVDAAERGAAFGLFNLVGEIGAVISPALGGTLFDAYGSWTRAVVIDGALMLASAVLYGLVREGPART comes from the coding sequence ATGCCCGACGTCACCACCGAGACCCAGACCGTGCCCCGCCCGGCCGGGACCGGGCGCTGGCAGCCGCACCACACCCTGTGGGCGATGCTGCTCGGCGGCTGGCTGTTCTCCTACGCCGACCGCACCATCACCGGCCCGGTCGTCACCTGGCTGATCGACAACGACCACGGCATGCTGGGTTCCGCCACCCATCCGCACGCCCTCGGCGGTCTGATCGGCAGTCTGTTCTTCGCGGGCTACATGCTCACTCAGTTCCCCGGCGGCTATCTCGGGGACCGGTTCGGTCCTCGCACCATGCTGGCGATCTCGCTGGTGTGGGCGGGGCTGACCACGCTCGCCAGCGGACTGGTCACCGGGCTGGTCGCCTTCGTGGTGCTGCGGGTGCTGACCGGGCTCGGCGAGGGCGTCTTCTACTCCAACGACCGTTCGCTGATCGCCCAGCGCACCCCGCCCGCCAAGGCCGGACTCGGCATGGGCGTCGCCATCACCGGACTGTCCATCGGACTGACGGTCGCGACCGTCTCCGCACCCCATCTGCTGGCCTGGGGCGCGGAGGTGTTCGGCCCCGAGGACGCCTGGCGGATGCCGTTCCTGGTGCTGGGCGGGGCGACCCTCGCGTTCGGCTGGGCCACCGCGGCCTATATGCGCCGGATCGGCGGCCCGCTCAAGGCCACCGGCTCCGCGCTGCGGCTGCTGGGGATCTCGGCGGTGCTGTGCGCCGCCGTCATGGCGGTCTATCTGATCGCCGACGGGGCGGGGCTGCCGAGCTGGGGCGTGGCCGCCCTGGAGTGTGTGCTCGCGTTCCTCCTCATCGGGGCGGTGTTCGCCCGGCGCGGCGGGCGGATGGGCGCCGTCTCCCGGAACCGCGAGGTGCTGCTGCTCAGCTTCGCCTTCATCGCGGTGATGTGGAACCTGTGGTTCTTCAGCTTCTGGTCGGTGTCGATCGTGGCCGACGCCGCCCACAGCTCGTTCCAGAACGCCGCGCTGGTGGCCACCTTCAACGCGGGCGCGGGCCTCCTCGGCTTCCCCGCCGGGGGCTGGCTGTCGGACCGGGCCAAGGGCCGGGGGCGGGGGCGGCGGCCGCTGCTGGTCGCGTTCACCGTGGTCCAGGGAGCGCTGGTACTGGTCTTCGCCGGGTATCTGCACACCCACAGCACACCCTCCTTGTGGGTGATGTCGGTGCTGCTCTTCATCACCTCGCTGTTCTTCAACGCCCTCCAGCCGATGGCGCACGCCCTGCTCAACGACGTGGTCGACGCCGCCGAACGGGGCGCCGCCTTCGGCCTGTTCAACCTGGTCGGAGAGATCGGCGCGGTGATCAGCCCGGCGCTCGGCGGCACCCTCTTCGACGCCTACGGCAGCTGGACGCGGGCCGTCGTCATCGACGGCGCGCTGATGCTCGCCAGTGCCGTGCTCTACGGCCTCGTCCGCGAGGGCCCCGCGCGCACGTAG
- the hemQ gene encoding hydrogen peroxide-dependent heme synthase, giving the protein MTAAPEKTPHAGKKAKDLNEVIRYTLWSVFRLRDVLPEDRAGYADEVEELFAQLAAKDVTVRGVYDLSGLRADADVMIWWHSETSDALQEAYSLFRRTRLGRALEPVWSNMALHRPAEFNKSHIPAFLADERARDYVSVYPFVRSYDWYLLPDEERRAMLADHGKMARGYPDVRANTVASFSLGDYEWILAFEADELHRIVDLMRHLRGSEARRHVREEVPFFTGRRKEVSELVAGLA; this is encoded by the coding sequence ATGACTGCTGCCCCTGAGAAGACTCCCCACGCCGGCAAGAAGGCCAAGGACCTCAACGAGGTCATCCGCTACACCCTGTGGTCGGTGTTCCGGCTGCGTGATGTGCTGCCGGAGGACCGCGCCGGCTACGCCGACGAGGTCGAGGAGCTCTTCGCCCAGCTCGCCGCCAAGGACGTCACCGTGCGCGGCGTCTACGACCTGTCCGGGCTGCGGGCCGACGCGGACGTCATGATCTGGTGGCACTCGGAGACCTCGGACGCCCTCCAGGAGGCGTACAGCCTCTTCCGCCGCACCCGGCTGGGCCGGGCCCTGGAGCCGGTGTGGTCGAACATGGCGCTGCACCGCCCGGCGGAGTTCAACAAGTCGCACATCCCCGCCTTCCTCGCGGACGAGCGGGCGCGTGACTACGTCAGCGTCTACCCGTTCGTGCGGTCCTACGACTGGTACCTGCTGCCGGACGAGGAGCGCCGCGCGATGCTCGCCGACCACGGCAAGATGGCGCGCGGCTACCCGGACGTGCGCGCCAACACCGTCGCCTCCTTCTCGCTCGGCGACTACGAGTGGATCCTCGCCTTCGAGGCGGACGAACTGCACCGGATCGTCGACCTCATGCGCCATCTGCGCGGCTCCGAGGCGCGCCGCCATGTGCGCGAGGAGGTGCCGTTCTTCACCGGACGGCGCAAGGAGGTCTCCGAGCTGGTCGCCGGACTCGCCTGA
- a CDS encoding alpha/beta hydrolase — MRAAALYGILGPLSLSLGMTALLATPATGRPLAAPAPPHTSGTTAGATAAVRARAAVSAGTAAAPPAAAPAWSVSPASPASPVSSALAAAPLGRAAEAQGVALAARRAAARGIHFGRCPRAEALTAPVTCGTVSVPLDYARPGGPQISLTVSRVRATGPKARRQGALVYNPGGPGASGMAFPSYAPEEEFRRVAAVYDFVGYAPRGVGRSAPLSCQSPTVFAKAPTSSPPHPSAAFKRRMVARAKAYARGCARSAGSALAHYTTLDNARDLDVLRAALGERRLTFIGASYGTYYGAVYATLFPGHVRRMVFDSVVNPDPWQIWYRNNLEQSLAFERRWRDWRGWVARHDDVYHLGTTAERVLASYEKARARLTREPAGAVGTAQLQHAFLRTGYNDDYWDPSARALAAYLRGDPAPLADLAAPDPATAAEDENGNAVYTAVECNDAPWPRTWGTWDRDNTALARRAPFETWDNVAMNLPCAFWPVPHQRPLDIGIGTGTGPGRGTLPPVLLLSAERDAATPYAGAKELWRRLPGSSLVTERNAGTHGLWGGPNACVNRYVDTYLLTGKTPGRSADCAARAEPEPQPEPAPLPDSGKQPAALPGSP, encoded by the coding sequence GTGAGAGCAGCAGCGCTGTACGGCATCCTCGGACCGCTTTCCCTGTCGCTCGGTATGACCGCGCTGCTGGCCACCCCGGCCACCGGCCGTCCGCTGGCCGCGCCCGCCCCACCGCACACCAGCGGCACCACGGCCGGTGCCACCGCCGCCGTGCGCGCCCGGGCCGCCGTGTCCGCCGGGACCGCCGCCGCTCCGCCGGCCGCCGCTCCCGCCTGGTCCGTCTCTCCCGCCTCCCCCGCCTCCCCCGTCTCCTCCGCGCTGGCCGCAGCTCCCCTCGGCCGGGCCGCCGAGGCCCAGGGCGTGGCGCTCGCCGCCCGGCGGGCCGCCGCCCGCGGGATCCACTTCGGCCGCTGCCCCCGTGCCGAGGCACTGACCGCCCCCGTCACCTGCGGCACGGTCTCCGTCCCGCTGGACTACGCGCGGCCCGGCGGCCCGCAGATCTCCCTCACCGTCAGCCGGGTGCGTGCCACCGGCCCCAAGGCCCGGCGCCAGGGGGCGCTGGTCTACAACCCGGGCGGACCCGGCGCCTCCGGGATGGCGTTCCCCTCGTACGCGCCCGAGGAGGAGTTCCGGCGAGTGGCGGCGGTGTACGACTTCGTCGGCTACGCACCCCGCGGAGTCGGCCGCTCCGCACCGCTGTCCTGCCAATCGCCCACGGTCTTCGCCAAGGCTCCCACCAGCTCCCCGCCCCATCCGTCGGCCGCCTTCAAACGGCGCATGGTGGCCCGGGCCAAGGCGTACGCGCGGGGCTGCGCCCGCAGCGCGGGGTCCGCGCTCGCGCACTACACCACCCTGGACAACGCCCGTGACCTCGACGTGCTGCGCGCCGCGCTGGGCGAGCGGCGGCTGACCTTCATCGGCGCCTCGTACGGCACGTACTACGGCGCGGTGTACGCCACGCTCTTCCCCGGCCATGTACGCCGGATGGTCTTCGACAGCGTGGTCAACCCCGACCCCTGGCAGATCTGGTACCGCAACAACCTCGAGCAGTCGCTCGCCTTCGAGCGCCGCTGGCGGGACTGGCGCGGCTGGGTGGCCCGCCATGACGACGTCTACCACCTCGGCACCACCGCGGAGCGGGTGCTCGCCTCGTACGAGAAGGCGCGGGCACGGCTGACGCGGGAGCCCGCGGGCGCGGTGGGCACCGCCCAGCTCCAACACGCGTTCCTGCGCACCGGCTACAACGACGACTACTGGGACCCGAGCGCCCGGGCGCTGGCCGCCTATCTGCGCGGCGACCCCGCCCCGCTGGCCGACCTGGCCGCGCCGGACCCCGCCACGGCCGCGGAAGACGAGAACGGCAACGCCGTCTACACGGCCGTGGAGTGCAATGACGCCCCCTGGCCGCGCACCTGGGGCACCTGGGACCGCGACAACACCGCCCTCGCCCGCCGCGCGCCCTTCGAGACCTGGGACAACGTCGCGATGAACCTGCCGTGCGCGTTCTGGCCGGTGCCGCACCAGCGCCCGCTCGACATCGGCATCGGTACGGGCACCGGGCCGGGCCGCGGCACCCTGCCGCCGGTGCTGCTGCTGTCCGCCGAACGCGACGCGGCCACGCCGTACGCGGGGGCGAAGGAGCTGTGGCGGCGGCTGCCCGGCTCCTCACTGGTGACCGAGCGGAACGCGGGGACGCACGGGCTGTGGGGCGGCCCCAACGCATGCGTCAACCGGTATGTCGACACCTATCTGCTGACCGGGAAGACCCCCGGCCGGAGCGCCGACTGCGCCGCCCGCGCGGAGCCGGAACCGCAGCCGGAACCGGCCCCGCTGCCCGACTCCGGCAAGCAGCCCGCCGCACTGCCCGGCTCCCCGTGA
- the hemG gene encoding protoporphyrinogen oxidase has protein sequence MSAVSTPGAGRTGHVAVIGGGISGLAAAHRLLEAGTRVTVLEASGRLGGKLHAGEIEGVPVDLGAESMLARRPEAVELARAVGIGDRLQPPATANASLWTRGELRPLPKGHVMGVPGDLAPLAASGVISDDGLARIAKEGTLPPTEVGEDVALGEFIAARLGREVVDRLVEPLLGGVYAGDVYRTSMRASVPALFEVARSDRPLTEGVRELAERAARRQDGPVFMGIDGGIGRLPLAVADAVRARGGEIRTHTPVRELRRTADGWTVATDGAALRADAVVLAAPAPAAARLLAADSPAASAELATVDYASMALITMAFRRADVEALAQGSGFLVPPVDGHTIKAATFSSRKWGWLRDADPDLFVLRTSIGRFEDEEDLKRDDADLVGMSLADLGEAVGLAARPVATRVDRWDGGLPQYPVGHLDRVARIRAEVAKLPGLRVCGAQYDGVGIPACIAGARRAADELVEHTGATLEPGTGGRERE, from the coding sequence ATGAGCGCAGTGAGCACCCCCGGGGCGGGGCGTACCGGCCATGTGGCCGTCATCGGCGGCGGGATCTCCGGTCTGGCGGCGGCCCACCGGCTGCTGGAGGCCGGGACGCGGGTGACCGTCCTGGAGGCGTCCGGGCGGCTCGGCGGCAAGCTGCACGCGGGGGAGATCGAGGGCGTTCCGGTGGACCTCGGCGCCGAGTCGATGCTGGCCCGGCGGCCCGAGGCGGTGGAGCTGGCGCGCGCGGTCGGCATCGGGGACCGGCTCCAGCCCCCGGCGACCGCGAACGCCTCCCTGTGGACGCGCGGCGAACTGCGGCCGCTGCCCAAGGGCCATGTGATGGGTGTGCCCGGTGATCTCGCGCCGCTGGCCGCCTCCGGGGTGATCTCGGACGACGGGCTCGCGCGGATCGCCAAGGAGGGGACGCTGCCGCCCACGGAGGTCGGCGAGGACGTGGCGCTCGGCGAGTTCATCGCGGCGCGGCTCGGCCGGGAGGTTGTCGACCGGCTCGTCGAGCCGCTGCTCGGCGGGGTGTACGCGGGCGATGTCTACCGCACCTCGATGCGCGCGTCGGTGCCCGCTCTCTTCGAGGTGGCCCGCTCCGACCGTCCGCTGACCGAGGGCGTGAGGGAGCTGGCCGAGCGGGCCGCGCGCCGCCAGGACGGCCCGGTCTTCATGGGCATCGACGGCGGAATCGGACGGCTGCCGCTCGCGGTGGCCGACGCGGTCCGCGCCCGGGGCGGCGAGATCCGCACCCACACGCCCGTACGGGAGCTGCGGCGGACCGCCGACGGCTGGACCGTCGCCACCGACGGCGCTGCGCTCCGGGCCGACGCGGTGGTGCTGGCCGCCCCCGCACCCGCCGCCGCGCGGCTGCTCGCCGCCGACTCCCCGGCCGCCTCCGCCGAGCTGGCCACCGTCGACTACGCCTCCATGGCACTGATCACTATGGCCTTCCGCCGCGCGGACGTGGAAGCGCTCGCCCAGGGCAGCGGCTTCCTGGTCCCGCCCGTCGACGGCCACACGATCAAGGCCGCCACCTTCTCCAGCCGCAAATGGGGCTGGCTGCGGGACGCGGACCCCGATCTGTTTGTGCTGCGTACCTCGATCGGGCGGTTCGAGGACGAGGAGGACCTGAAGCGCGACGACGCCGATCTGGTAGGGATGTCGCTCGCCGATCTCGGTGAGGCGGTGGGTCTCGCCGCCCGGCCCGTCGCGACCCGGGTCGACCGCTGGGACGGCGGGCTGCCGCAGTACCCCGTCGGCCATCTGGACCGGGTGGCCCGCATCCGCGCGGAGGTCGCCAAGCTGCCGGGACTGCGGGTGTGCGGCGCTCAGTACGACGGCGTCGGCATCCCCGCCTGTATCGCCGGCGCCCGCCGGGCGGCCGACGAGCTGGTGGAGCACACCGGAGCCACCCTGGAGCCGGGCACCGGAGGCCGGGAGCGAGAATAG
- a CDS encoding FAD-dependent oxidoreductase — protein MAARRMVIIGGDAAGMSAASQARRLSSRSDLEILAFERGHFTSYSACGIPYWVGGDVDGPDALVARTPETHRGRGIDVRLCTEAIEIDPAGQRVLVRDLDPRGDGERWYGYDDLVIATGARPRRPSMPGIDAPGVHGVQTLDDGRALLDTLEGTRVERAVVVGAGYIGVEMAEALIRRGCRVTVLERGEQPMATLDPDMGRLVREAMTGLGIDTVTGAEVAEVMTGEDGRVRGVATKVSEYPAELVVLGLGVVPETGLAHEAGLPLGESGGLLTDLAMRVRGHENIWAGGDCVEVLHLVSGRTRHIPLGTHANKQGQVIGTNVGGGYATFPGVVGTAVSKVCDLEIARTGLLEAEAAAVGLRFVTVTADSTSRAGYYPGTRPMTVKMLAERRTGRLLGAQIVGREGAGKRVDIAAVALTAGMTVDQVAALDLGYAPPFSPVWDPVQVAARRAVAAVRAAESG, from the coding sequence ATGGCGGCGCGGCGAATGGTGATCATCGGGGGCGACGCGGCGGGGATGTCCGCGGCGTCCCAGGCACGCAGACTCAGCAGCCGGAGCGATCTGGAGATCCTCGCCTTCGAGCGCGGCCACTTCACCTCGTACTCGGCCTGCGGCATCCCCTACTGGGTCGGCGGCGATGTGGACGGCCCCGACGCCCTGGTCGCCCGGACGCCCGAGACCCACCGCGGACGCGGTATCGACGTCCGGCTGTGCACCGAGGCCATCGAGATCGACCCGGCCGGACAGCGCGTCCTGGTCCGGGATCTCGATCCGCGCGGCGACGGCGAACGCTGGTACGGCTACGACGATCTGGTGATCGCCACCGGCGCCCGGCCGCGCCGCCCCTCGATGCCGGGGATCGACGCGCCCGGTGTGCACGGGGTGCAGACCCTGGACGACGGCCGGGCCCTGCTGGACACCCTCGAGGGCACCCGGGTCGAGCGCGCGGTCGTGGTCGGCGCGGGCTACATCGGGGTGGAGATGGCCGAGGCCCTGATCCGGCGCGGCTGCCGGGTCACCGTCCTGGAACGGGGTGAGCAGCCGATGGCCACGCTCGACCCCGACATGGGGCGGCTGGTGCGCGAGGCGATGACCGGACTCGGCATCGACACCGTCACCGGAGCGGAGGTCGCCGAGGTGATGACCGGTGAGGACGGCCGGGTGCGGGGTGTGGCCACCAAGGTCAGCGAGTACCCGGCCGAACTGGTCGTGCTGGGCCTCGGGGTGGTCCCCGAGACCGGGCTCGCCCACGAGGCGGGGCTGCCGCTGGGCGAGTCCGGCGGGCTGCTGACCGATCTGGCGATGCGGGTGCGCGGACACGAGAACATCTGGGCGGGCGGCGACTGCGTCGAGGTCCTCCACCTGGTCTCCGGCCGCACCCGGCACATCCCCCTGGGCACCCACGCCAACAAGCAGGGCCAGGTCATCGGCACCAATGTGGGCGGCGGCTACGCCACCTTCCCCGGTGTGGTGGGCACGGCGGTCAGCAAGGTCTGCGATCTGGAGATCGCCCGCACCGGGCTGCTGGAGGCCGAGGCCGCGGCCGTGGGACTGCGGTTCGTGACCGTCACGGCCGACTCGACCAGCCGCGCCGGGTACTACCCCGGCACCCGCCCGATGACCGTGAAGATGCTCGCCGAGCGCCGCACCGGGCGGCTGCTGGGCGCCCAGATCGTGGGCCGGGAGGGCGCGGGCAAGCGCGTGGACATCGCGGCGGTCGCGCTGACCGCCGGGATGACGGTGGACCAGGTGGCCGCGCTGGACCTGGGGTACGCGCCGCCGTTCTCACCGGTGTGGGACCCGGTGCAGGTGGCGGCGCGCCGGGCGGTGGCGGCCGTACGGGCGGCGGAGTCCGGGTAG
- a CDS encoding 4-hydroxybenzoate 3-monooxygenase, with protein MRTTVGIIGAGPAGLLLARLLHRAGIDCVVLESRDRAYAERRQRAGILEQGTVDALRACGAGARLDREGLVHHGIELRFDGRRHRVDFPAATGGRSVTVYAQTELVKDLIALQLGEGGEAGPPLLFGAEALAVERPDSAAPEIRFRHEGRERTLVCDVVAGCDGFHGIARRAVPADRARTFERGYPYSWLGVLADVPPSCEELIYARHQRGFALHSMRSPRVSRLYLQVPNGTDPAEWPHDRIWDELSVRLGTDDGWTLERGPITAVSVTPMRSFVREPMRHGRLFLAGDAAHIVPPTGAKGLNLAVSDVLTLARALVEHHRTGSTELLDGYAATCLRRVWQAERFSFFMTETLHRRPDQSPFEDRLQVAQLDRIASSATASAELAENYVGLPLS; from the coding sequence ATGCGCACGACCGTCGGCATCATCGGCGCGGGGCCCGCCGGTCTGCTGCTCGCCCGGCTGCTGCACCGGGCGGGGATCGACTGTGTGGTGCTGGAGAGCCGGGACCGGGCGTATGCCGAGCGGCGCCAGCGGGCCGGGATCCTGGAGCAGGGCACGGTGGACGCGCTGCGCGCATGCGGCGCGGGCGCGCGGCTGGACCGCGAGGGGCTGGTCCACCACGGCATCGAGCTGCGCTTCGACGGCCGTCGGCACCGCGTCGACTTCCCCGCGGCCACCGGCGGCCGGTCGGTCACCGTCTACGCCCAGACCGAGCTGGTCAAGGATCTGATCGCACTCCAGCTCGGCGAGGGCGGCGAGGCCGGACCGCCGCTGCTCTTCGGGGCGGAGGCGCTGGCGGTGGAGAGGCCGGACTCCGCCGCACCGGAGATCCGCTTCCGCCACGAGGGTCGCGAACGGACCCTGGTCTGCGATGTGGTGGCGGGCTGCGACGGCTTCCACGGCATCGCCCGGCGCGCGGTCCCGGCCGACCGGGCGCGCACCTTCGAGCGCGGCTACCCGTACTCCTGGCTGGGGGTGCTGGCCGATGTGCCGCCGTCCTGCGAGGAGTTGATCTACGCCCGGCACCAGCGCGGCTTCGCGCTGCACAGCATGCGCTCGCCGCGGGTCTCCCGGCTCTACCTCCAGGTGCCGAACGGCACGGACCCCGCCGAGTGGCCGCACGACCGGATCTGGGACGAGCTGAGCGTCCGTCTGGGCACCGACGACGGCTGGACGCTGGAGCGCGGTCCGATCACCGCCGTGTCGGTCACCCCGATGCGCAGCTTCGTGCGGGAGCCGATGCGTCACGGCAGGCTCTTCCTGGCGGGCGACGCGGCGCACATCGTGCCGCCCACCGGCGCCAAGGGGCTCAACCTGGCCGTCTCCGACGTCCTCACCCTGGCCCGCGCGCTCGTCGAGCACCACCGCACCGGCTCCACCGAGCTGCTGGACGGCTATGCGGCGACCTGTCTGCGCCGGGTGTGGCAGGCCGAGCGCTTCTCGTTCTTCATGACCGAGACCCTGCACCGGCGGCCGGACCAGAGCCCGTTCGAGGACCGCCTCCAGGTCGCGCAGCTGGACCGGATCGCCTCCTCCGCCACCGCCTCCGCCGAGCTGGCCGAGAACTACGTCGGCCTCCCGCTGTCATGA
- a CDS encoding IclR family transcriptional regulator C-terminal domain-containing protein, with protein MVSLSPVPPPVNGPVGPLERGLAVLRELTRLAAHEGRATVRPGDLVRGTGLARSVVDRVVATLDQLGYLTLDGRDIGLAARLMELGNAYLAACGLPDALGPFAERLADRLDESVSVAVPDGDGVRFVVQATRRRTMSLAFRIGELLPAERCAPGALFAADWDGPAWAAWRARRAADPLDTAFPAVAPGRPPAPDTDFEARAEAAARDGWSLDDQLIEPGLVAVSVPVRDPAGRIACAVNVVSHTSRHDAASLRAAVLDPLRAELPAMEGALATPRGRGGAEPSGPVGAPGEDPARLAKRELGAGFLQSLARGLAVLRALGAADAATGGLSLTAVAEATGLPRATARRSLLTLVELGYAAADDRGFRPLPKVLELGCTPLADLTFTDLAAPHLRELVRTVQESASLAVLDDGDIRYVARVPTVRIMSVNITLGTRFPAYATSMGRVLLAGLDERARAGYLAGLAPEPLTRHTVTSVPELARLLERTAADGHALVDEELEEGLRSLAVPVRDADGRVAAALNVATHAGRGSVESTRRELLPALRAAAARIEADLAVAAAYRPLGTGSPEATRSPRPGKGV; from the coding sequence ATGGTGAGTCTCAGCCCAGTGCCCCCGCCTGTCAATGGCCCCGTCGGCCCGCTCGAGCGCGGCCTCGCCGTGCTGCGCGAGCTGACCCGGCTGGCCGCGCACGAGGGCCGCGCCACGGTCCGGCCCGGCGATCTCGTCCGTGGCACGGGGCTCGCCCGGTCCGTTGTCGACCGGGTGGTGGCCACCCTCGACCAGTTGGGATACCTCACGCTCGACGGGCGCGACATCGGCCTCGCCGCCCGGCTGATGGAGCTGGGCAACGCGTATCTCGCGGCCTGCGGACTGCCCGACGCGCTCGGGCCCTTCGCCGAACGGCTCGCGGACCGGCTCGACGAATCGGTCTCGGTGGCCGTGCCCGACGGCGACGGAGTGCGCTTCGTCGTCCAGGCCACCCGCCGCCGCACCATGTCCCTGGCCTTCCGGATCGGCGAACTGCTCCCCGCCGAGCGCTGCGCGCCGGGCGCGCTGTTCGCCGCGGACTGGGACGGGCCGGCCTGGGCCGCCTGGCGCGCCCGCCGCGCCGCTGATCCGCTGGACACCGCCTTCCCGGCCGTCGCGCCCGGCCGGCCGCCCGCCCCGGACACCGACTTCGAGGCCCGCGCCGAGGCCGCCGCCCGCGACGGCTGGTCCCTGGACGACCAGCTGATCGAACCGGGCCTGGTGGCCGTGTCGGTGCCGGTCCGCGACCCGGCGGGCCGTATCGCCTGCGCGGTCAACGTGGTCAGCCACACCAGCCGCCACGACGCCGCCTCGCTGCGCGCCGCCGTCCTGGACCCGCTGCGGGCCGAGCTCCCCGCGATGGAGGGGGCGTTGGCCACGCCGCGGGGGAGGGGCGGCGCGGAGCCGTCCGGTCCGGTGGGTGCCCCGGGGGAGGATCCCGCACGGCTGGCCAAACGGGAGCTGGGGGCCGGGTTCCTCCAGTCCCTCGCCCGCGGGCTCGCCGTGCTGCGGGCCCTGGGCGCGGCCGACGCCGCCACCGGCGGACTCTCCCTCACCGCCGTCGCCGAGGCCACCGGGCTGCCCCGGGCCACCGCCCGCCGTTCGCTGCTGACCCTCGTCGAGCTGGGCTACGCCGCGGCCGACGACCGGGGCTTCCGGCCGCTGCCGAAGGTGCTGGAACTCGGCTGCACCCCGCTGGCCGACCTCACCTTCACCGACCTCGCCGCGCCGCATCTGCGCGAACTGGTCCGCACCGTCCAGGAATCGGCGTCCCTGGCCGTGCTCGACGACGGCGACATCCGGTACGTCGCCCGCGTGCCCACCGTCCGCATCATGAGCGTCAACATCACCCTCGGCACCCGCTTCCCCGCCTACGCCACCTCCATGGGGCGGGTGCTGCTCGCGGGCCTTGACGAGCGGGCCCGCGCCGGATATCTGGCCGGGCTGGCCCCCGAGCCGCTGACCCGGCACACCGTGACCTCCGTGCCCGAGCTGGCCCGGCTGCTGGAGCGGACGGCGGCCGACGGACACGCGCTCGTCGACGAGGAGTTGGAGGAGGGTCTGCGGTCGCTCGCCGTGCCCGTACGGGACGCGGACGGCCGGGTGGCGGCCGCGCTCAACGTGGCGACCCACGCGGGCCGCGGCAGCGTGGAGAGCACCCGCCGCGAACTGCTCCCGGCGCTGCGCGCCGCCGCCGCCCGGATCGAAGCCGACCTGGCCGTCGCCGCCGCGTACCGCCCGCTCGGGACGGGTTCCCCGGAGGCCACCCGGTCCCCGCGGCCCGGGAAGGGGGTCTGA
- a CDS encoding IclR family transcriptional regulator, whose product MTAPSPPATRGPGQDGPPESRTVAGRVLAVLEAFDATHRSLSLTALARRAGLPLATAHRLVASLTRWGALERDTSGAYHIGLRLWEVATLSPRGVGVREAALPFMEDLYEATHENVQLAVRDGLDVVYVELISGRSAVRVRTRVGGRLPLHATGVGLVLLAYGPPRLLERVCARPMRRFTEFTIQHPARLRAALAEVRRAGVAVSDRQITVDGLSVAAPVHGPGGEVVASLSVVVPAAEGRAPGLVPAVRVAAQGISRTLATAWGEDRADLSG is encoded by the coding sequence ATGACGGCGCCGAGTCCCCCGGCCACCCGGGGCCCGGGCCAGGACGGCCCGCCTGAAAGCCGTACGGTCGCGGGCCGGGTGCTGGCGGTCCTGGAGGCGTTCGACGCGACCCACCGCTCGCTGTCGCTCACCGCCCTGGCCCGCCGCGCCGGACTGCCACTGGCCACCGCGCACCGGCTGGTCGCCTCGCTGACGCGGTGGGGCGCCCTGGAGCGGGACACGAGCGGGGCCTACCACATCGGGCTGCGGCTGTGGGAGGTCGCGACGCTCTCACCGCGCGGTGTCGGGGTGCGCGAGGCGGCGCTGCCGTTCATGGAGGACCTGTACGAGGCCACCCATGAGAACGTCCAGCTCGCCGTGCGCGACGGCCTGGACGTGGTGTACGTGGAGCTGATCTCGGGACGGTCCGCGGTGCGGGTGCGCACCCGCGTCGGCGGGCGGCTGCCGCTGCACGCCACGGGCGTCGGTCTGGTGCTGCTCGCCTACGGTCCGCCCCGGCTGCTGGAGCGGGTGTGCGCCCGGCCGATGCGCCGCTTCACCGAGTTCACCATCCAGCACCCCGCCCGGCTGCGGGCCGCCCTCGCCGAGGTGCGGCGCGCCGGGGTGGCCGTCAGCGACCGCCAGATCACGGTGGACGGGCTGTCGGTGGCGGCCCCGGTACACGGCCCCGGCGGGGAGGTGGTGGCCTCGCTCTCGGTGGTCGTACCGGCCGCGGAGGGGCGGGCTCCGGGGCTGGTTCCGGCGGTGCGGGTCGCCGCGCAGGGAATCTCCCGGACCCTCGCCACCGCCTGGGGCGAGGACCGGGCGGACCTTTCCGGCTGA